In Luteitalea sp. TBR-22, one genomic interval encodes:
- a CDS encoding alpha/beta fold hydrolase: MIVAGQGPTLLLIPGIQGRWEWARPAVQQLARHHRVVSYSLSGERDAVPPSPPRTFDDLVRQALNALNRATDGPAVVCGVSYGGLIALRLAARHPERVRALVLASPLNADFAPDARIRRWIAHPRLMAPAFIAGSPGRIVPELRAAHGAAWVPRALGLIGRVMRAPHSPDRMAQRIRLIEPEDFVSDCRSVTQPTLLVTGEPGLDRIVPAEASCRMLDWLPNARHVTLDRTGHWGIVTRREAFAREITAFVETLP; this comes from the coding sequence ATGATCGTCGCCGGACAGGGACCGACCCTGCTGCTGATCCCGGGCATCCAGGGCCGGTGGGAGTGGGCACGGCCGGCGGTGCAGCAGCTGGCTCGCCATCATCGCGTGGTGAGCTACTCGCTCAGTGGTGAGCGCGACGCCGTTCCCCCGTCGCCGCCCCGGACGTTCGACGACCTCGTCCGCCAGGCCCTGAACGCGCTGAACCGCGCCACCGACGGCCCGGCCGTCGTGTGTGGGGTCTCTTACGGCGGCCTCATCGCGCTCAGGCTGGCGGCGCGTCACCCCGAGCGTGTGCGGGCGCTCGTGCTGGCCTCGCCGCTCAACGCCGACTTCGCGCCCGACGCTCGGATCCGGCGATGGATCGCACACCCGCGCCTGATGGCCCCGGCATTCATCGCCGGCTCGCCGGGCCGCATCGTGCCGGAGTTGCGCGCTGCCCATGGCGCCGCGTGGGTGCCGCGTGCCCTTGGACTGATCGGCCGCGTGATGCGCGCCCCGCATTCGCCCGACCGCATGGCGCAACGCATCAGACTGATCGAGCCGGAGGACTTCGTGTCCGATTGCCGGTCCGTGACGCAGCCGACGCTGCTGGTCACCGGCGAGCCGGGCCTGGACCGCATCGTGCCCGCCGAGGCGAGCTGCCGGATGCTGGACTGGCTGCCCAACGCCCGGCACGTCACGCTCGACAGGACCGGCCACTGGGGCATCGTCACGCGCCGGGAAGCCTTCGCGCGCGAGATCACCGCATTCGTGGAGACACTACCGTGA